In Sporosarcina psychrophila, a genomic segment contains:
- a CDS encoding ABC transporter ATP-binding protein, with product MAFLEVEDLKVHFPIQGGVFGRTIDHVRAVDGVSFSIEKGKTYGLVGESGSGKTTTGRAIIGLNKIASGKVTFDGQEITDMSRSKVGARRDIQMIFQDPYSTLNPKKRVLDIVSEPLRNYENLSRSEEKKRVGELLELVGLSPESIHKYPHEFSGGQRQRIGIARAIALKPKLIIADEPVSALDVSVQAQVLNFMQEIQKELGLTYLFISHDLGIIKHMCDRIGIMYKGRYVEEGTPEDIFKNPQHIYSKRLVAAIPDIDPRKREQQVQFRQAVKEEYEQSYDNYFDDLGLAYKLQPVSDTHLVALPGKG from the coding sequence ATTGACCATGTCAGAGCAGTTGATGGTGTCTCATTTTCGATTGAAAAAGGGAAAACATATGGGCTTGTTGGTGAATCTGGGTCCGGTAAAACAACAACTGGACGGGCAATCATCGGTTTAAATAAAATTGCTTCAGGAAAAGTTACTTTTGACGGACAGGAAATAACTGATATGAGCCGTTCAAAAGTGGGTGCACGTAGGGATATACAGATGATTTTTCAAGATCCCTATTCCACATTGAATCCAAAAAAACGAGTACTTGATATTGTATCTGAACCGCTTCGTAATTACGAAAATCTTTCAAGAAGTGAAGAAAAGAAGCGTGTCGGGGAACTATTAGAGCTTGTCGGTTTAAGTCCAGAAAGTATACATAAATACCCGCATGAATTCTCAGGTGGACAACGCCAACGGATTGGGATTGCTCGGGCAATTGCTCTAAAGCCAAAGCTAATTATTGCCGATGAACCTGTGTCAGCGCTTGATGTTTCCGTTCAAGCACAGGTCTTGAACTTTATGCAGGAGATTCAGAAAGAGTTGGGTCTTACTTATCTTTTTATCAGCCACGATCTTGGAATTATCAAGCATATGTGTGATCGAATTGGGATTATGTATAAAGGACGTTATGTGGAGGAAGGGACTCCGGAAGATATCTTTAAAAATCCACAGCATATTTACTCAAAACGACTGGTTGCTGCAATCCCTGATATTGATCCTAGAAAACGTGAACAACAGGTACAATTCCGCCAAGCGGTAAAAGAAGAATATGAGCAGTCGTACGACAATTATTTCGATGACTTGGGCTTGGCCTATAAATTACAGCCTGTATCGGACACACATTTAGTGGCTTTGCCTGGGAAAGGGTGA
- the opp4B gene encoding oligopeptide ABC transporter permease, with product MWKFTVRRIGIMIPQIALLSILIFIMAKMMPGDALSGLIDPNIDPATIEAMRQRLGLDNPWYIQYMDWVKGLFQGDLGQSFRFKMPVTELISQRLVNTFWLSLVTLILTYLIAIPLGITSGRYNDSWADRLITGYTYVGFAAPLFIFALVMVWVFGFQFGWFPTGGSVTPGLSPGSFEYVLSKINHLLLPSLSMALIATVSTVQYLRSEIIDTKQKEFVVTARAKGASESRVYNRHILRNSLLPIAAFFGYEITGLIGGTIFIESIFGYPGMGQLFLESISLRDFSVVTSVVLIFGIAAILGALLSDIILSIVDPRIRIK from the coding sequence ATGTGGAAATTCACTGTACGTCGAATTGGAATAATGATTCCGCAAATTGCATTACTCAGTATTTTGATATTTATCATGGCGAAAATGATGCCTGGTGATGCGTTAAGTGGTTTGATCGATCCGAATATTGATCCAGCTACGATTGAAGCGATGAGACAAAGACTAGGCCTAGATAATCCTTGGTATATTCAATACATGGACTGGGTTAAAGGGTTGTTTCAAGGAGATTTAGGACAATCCTTTCGCTTTAAAATGCCAGTCACCGAATTAATTTCCCAACGACTTGTTAATACATTTTGGCTGTCTCTAGTTACGTTAATTTTGACTTATTTAATCGCGATTCCTCTTGGCATAACAAGTGGACGGTATAACGATTCATGGGCCGACCGATTAATAACTGGTTATACGTACGTAGGATTCGCGGCTCCATTATTTATCTTTGCTCTTGTTATGGTTTGGGTCTTTGGTTTCCAATTTGGTTGGTTCCCTACTGGTGGTAGTGTAACTCCGGGGCTTAGTCCAGGTTCGTTCGAATATGTACTAAGTAAAATAAATCATTTATTGCTCCCTTCATTATCAATGGCTCTCATCGCAACGGTTTCGACCGTTCAGTATTTGCGAAGTGAGATTATTGATACAAAACAGAAGGAATTTGTGGTGACAGCACGGGCGAAAGGTGCATCTGAGTCAAGGGTCTATAACCGCCATATTTTAAGGAATTCATTATTGCCAATTGCTGCATTTTTCGGATATGAAATTACGGGATTAATCGGAGGAACTATTTTTATTGAAAGCATCTTTGGGTATCCAGGAATGGGTCAGCTGTTCCTAGAATCAATTTCACTACGTGACTTCAGTGTGGTGACATCAGTTGTTCTAATATTTGGGATTGCAGCGATTTTAGGTGCATTGCTTTCAGATATTATATTAAGTATTGTTGACCCACGTATTCGTATAAAATAA